atatatatatatatatatatatatatatatatatatatatatatatatatatatatatatatatatatatagattgcttAGAAAATACAGATTTACATCCTACACATGTAAGATCATCCTTTTGTACCCATTCATGTAATctacacacaaagaaaatatttttaaatttcatagcTCAGCATACAGgccaaaaatatagatatatgtattcctATCATATCTCTGCATTCATGCAAAAAAGATGTATATTGTTTTCAAAATTGTGCCATATCTTGCACTGAGATTATTTGAATCAAGTATTAAGTACATATCCAACATAAATATGCCAATCATCACTTCACTCACTACGCTACCATTATGAGATTAAATAAAAAACTGATATTTCTTTCCTTGAATGTATATgttcaaatatattcatacaagtTACTTTCACTCTGCAGTCTATATGGTTGTAATGACAACCATCATTTGGCttcatatattgtaattttttaatttattgcaatatttacaGAAATCATGATTTTTGATAATTCAGTTCTTTCACATAATGAACCTCTTATTGCCGGGCATGCCTATAACTATCGTGAAAAAACAACTCATAATGATGGATATGGATATAGGCATCACGACTCGCTAAAGCGAATTGAACGGAAAGTTCTgctgtatgtatttcttttttcttcttctttttcttcttcttctctaaatatcctctttgtaaattttttgttattaaaatacaGAAAGGCATAATCCCTGAAAGCCATTGAAAACAGGTTCATGGCCATGTTTTTCATGTTTGCAAAGTTTGAAAacaagttattgttttttttattcatcatctatGTAAGGATTTTAGAGACAccttacaaacagaaaaaaaatatatagatgtttacCATGCAATGTAACTGGTCAGTGCAGTCAATCCCAGAACAGTTTATTACAGCTGTCAATTAATCAGGGAGAGTTAGGGCTGGGCAAGATTGGCGCAAATATTGGTCTTGTTTCACCTCTGTGCTGTCAGTGATTTTGctatccttttctcttctgctGCTTTCTTGAGTTCCATCATCTTGTCTCTCTGCAACCCTCGTGTCATAGGTGCTGCTGTCATGCTTATTGTCTTGACTTTTAATGCTTTTTAATCTCCTGGTGGAAACATTTCCATCACTGTATTGAGAACATCTGCCAAAGTCTTTCATCTCTTGGGCATTGTCAAAGACAATATGTATTTCTGTTTCTTGGTATCTCTTGGGATCTGGCTGAACCATTGCCCAAGCACCTTGACCTGTGGAAAAGTACAAAAAATTAATGCTTTTTGCTGtatagtgctctctctctctctctctctctctctctctctctctctctctctctctctctctctctctctctctctctctctctctctctcagtctctctccctcccccccctctctctctctctctctctctctctctctctctctctctctctctctcatttctcagtctctcttttttatttatttatttatttaattctctgttttttcttctctctacctctcacacccccactctctcctatCATGTATCTCCCATCTTTCATGCTTGTACCAAATAGTCAAGCCAACAAACCTGTGCTGGAGGGTGCTGGAGCACTGAACGATTGGTAGTCAGACCCTGGGTGAGAGGCCAAGTTCCTCTGCCTGATTCTCCGCCAGGCCACAATGACACAGGTGGAAATAACAATGAGAAGGACAGCAAAGAGAATAAGCATCACATTCATCAACCTGTTGTTCCTGAAGCAGAATTGCACCAGGAAATATTCAATGCGGAGGCGGTCTGTGCCACCAGCCTCTTTGAGGCACTCGCCCTGCTGGAGCCACTGCTGATGAATTCTGTCTTGGTTGAGTTCCTTGGGTGGAAAACAGTAATTTTGATACTCTCAATTGCAAGGGGATCTGATTTATTAGTAGGTATGTGAGGTCTTCATATGAGAAATGGGGAAATGCCAAcagttactatttttttatgcaaatatatcaAGGATCCATAGAAATACAAGCACAAAATTTTGAATGTAAATTATCATTTAGCATACCTCTAGTATAACCTCTTCAAAGCCCAAACTATTGGAGATATCTGTAGTAATATTGCAAGAACATTGCTGTTGAAATATGTTGTGCTTGATGACCACAAAGTCTTCATTAAACAGCTTACTGATACAGAGTGACCTTGGATCATGCTGTTTGATGATGTTCCCATCAAGAAAAATAAACGTCTTTCCATCTAGAATGTAATGATGAAGGTGCTCTATTAATCTACAGGGATTAAGTTTGATATTGCAAGTGATTATGTAAATGCATATGCAGTAATTCCTTAAttgatatctaattttatatatcatcataagctTCATGAATATTTCTCATTTTGTGATTTCTTGATTGCACAGATTGAATCCATTTAGAGGAAAACTTGGTTAGATATTACATCAGCTCAATAAGTTAGTTCAGATCTATTTCATATTTaggttaaatatttatatttagttaaatcagacaaatgaataaaactcatttgtgtgtgtgtgtgtgtgtgtgtgtgtgtatgtatatatattatataatatattatatatatatatatatatatatatatatatatatatatatatactatcatataatatatatatataataatataatatataaaaatatatacatatatatacataattacatactatataatatatattatatatatatatataattaatatatatataatatatatattataatatattatatattattatatgatatatatatatatataaaataattatatatatatgtatatatatatatatatataaatatatatattatatatatatatatatatatatattatatatatattatatatatatatatatatattatatatatatatatatatatatatatatatatatatatatatgtatgtatgtatgtatatcacattaGGAATATGGCAGTATATCTCTTATTAAGCTCATGCAAGATGCATATCTCATTAGCACCTGTCAAGTTTATTACCTGTGGGTGCAATCAGCTGAAATGCATTGCCTTGGAGGTGATAAATAATGTTGTCCACAATACTGATCCTGTCTTTGACCTGGAATCTCAGACCATTCTCTGGGATGTTAGCAAAGGTATTGGACCTGAGGAGCACCTGGCCTTCTACCCTCAGGTTGAAGGGTGACTTAgccaggggagggaaggtgttGTTTACAATGTAAACATCTTTCCTAATGCTCCCCAGCAGAAAAGAGGGTGCAGCAACTGAAGCGGGAGGGGAGTCAAAATTAGTTTTGGGAGGTATATTCACTGATATTATGCTTTAGGGATCTTCCTAGAAtgtagtaaagagagagagagagagagagagagagagtgtgtgtgtgtgtgtgtgtgtgtgtgtgtgtgtgtgtgtgtgtgtgtgtgtgtgtgtgtgtgtgtgtgtgtgttcacacacacatacatacatacatacatacatacatacatatatacacatatatatacatatacatatacattatatatatatatatatatatatatatatatatatatatatatatatatatatatatattttatatatataataatatatatatatatatatatatataatatatatatatataatatatatatatatatatatatatatatatatatatatatatatatgtatgtgttgtgtgtgtgtgtgtgtgtgtgtatgtatgtattcacacactacacacacacacacacacacacacacacacacacacacacacacacatatatatatatatatatatataatatatatatatatatatatatatatatatatatatatatatatatatatatatatatatatatatatgtatatatatatattatatatataatatatgtatttatatatgtatttatatatatatattatatatatatatatatatatatatagattttatatatattatatatatatatatatatatatatatatattttatatatatatatattatatactatatatttatatatctatgtatatgtatatatatatatatatatatctatatatatgtgtgtgtgtgtgtgtgtgtgtgtgtgtgtgtgtgtgttttgtgtgtgtgtatgtgtgtaaatacatgcacacacacacacacatatatatatatatatatatatatatatatatatatatataatattatatctatatatatatatatatatatatatgcatgcacttcaacacatacatgtgtgtatgtatgatatatatatatatatattatatatatatatagtaatatatatatatatatatatatatatatatgtgtgtgtgtgtgtgtgcgtgcgtgtgtgtatgtatgtattatttatgtatgtattattatatttgatggtgtgcatgtaataaaaataaaaaaaaaaaaaaaaaaaaaaatatatattataatatatatatatatatatatatatatatcatatatactatatttaatatattatatatctaatatatatatatatatatatattaatatatatataatatataatatatatatatatatatatatattatattatatataatatattatactataatatatgtatatataatatatgtatatataattatgatgtactataatatattatatatatatatataatataagtatatatatatatattatatatatatatatatatatattatatatattatttatatttatatgtatgtgtgtgcgtgtgtgtgtatgtatgtattcacacacacacacacacacacacacacacacacacacacacacacacacacacacacacacacacacacgtgtatatataatatatatatatatatataaatatatatatatatttatatatatatatatatatttatatatatatattatatatatatatatatattatatatatatattatattatatatatatatatatatatatatatatatatatatatatatatatatatatatatatatgcatgcacttcaacacatacatgtgtgtgtgtatatatatatatatatatatatatatatatatatatatattatatattatatatatatatatatatatatacacgtgtgtgtgtgtgtgtgtgtgtgtgtgtgtgtgtgtgtgtgtgtgtgtgtgtgtgtgtgtgtgtgtgtgtacttatatatatttataatcatatatatatatatatatatatatatatatatatatatatatatatatatatatatatatatatgtgtgtgtgtgtgtgtgcgtgcgtgtgtgtatgtatgtatgtatgtatgtatgtatgtatgtatatgttgatgtgtgtgcatgtaaatatatatatatatatatatatatatatatatatatatatatatatattatatatatatatatatataatatatattatatatatatatatatatatatatatatatatatatatatacatatatatatatatatatatatatatatatattatatatatatatatatatatatatatatatatatatacatacacatgtatataatttatgtatggaaatgtgtatgtatgtatgcatgtgtgtgtgtgtgtgtgtgtgtgtgtgtgtgtgtgtgtgtgtgtgtgtgtgtgtgtgtatatatatatatatatatatatatatatatatatatatatatatatatatatatatatacatatgtatatatatatatatatatatatatatatatatatatatatatatatatatatatatgtatttatatatatatatatatatatatatatattatatatatatatatatatacacacccacaccacacacacaccacacacacacacacacacacacacacacacacacacacacacacacacacacacatccacacatgcatacatacatacacatttccatacatatattatatacatgtgtatatatattatatatatatatacatatatatatatatataaatatattatatatatatattatatatatacatatatatatatatatatatatatatattatatacatatatatatatatatatatctatatatatatatatatatatatatatctcttatctatttatatatctattacttatctctatattatatcatattttctacttatctatatctctatctatatattatatatttatcatattaattactctatt
The genomic region above belongs to Penaeus monodon isolate SGIC_2016 chromosome 16, NSTDA_Pmon_1, whole genome shotgun sequence and contains:
- the LOC119582674 gene encoding uncharacterized protein LOC119582674; translated protein: MRLIYKPRTVRGTRMTMMLTAFTKYCTAYFIILLTAINGQVFYSFENGTCADELPSFCICNPLQIVCDCKGANVVFGKEFTRQQRFITMQNCHRLSIKQKSFLSNGPFEVVLKNISDIRLMPESFALDVFREPRINLTVESSYLHNLPTNGFIGSDVESRVLTGLKKRKPPQMIFNVDKCVIDKIDQGAFGDFTLQDFFISNSEVKMVSKNGINNQFSGKFKITNSTLALEENAIILKETPGDDGLLIKNNTFKIAAPSFLLGSIRKDVYIVNNTFPPLAKSPFNLRVEGQVLLRSNTFANIPENGLRFQVKDRISIVDNIIYHLQGNAFQLIAPTDGKTFIFLDGNIIKQHDPRSLCISKLFNEDFVVIKHNIFQQQCSCNITTDISNSLGFEEVILEELNQDRIHQQWLQQGECLKEAGGTDRLRIEYFLVQFCFRNNRLMNVMLILFAVLLIVISTCVIVAWRRIRQRNLASHPGSDYQSFSAPAPSSTGQGAWAMVQPDPKRYQETEIHIVFDNAQEMKDFGRCSQYSDGNVSTRRLKSIKSQDNKHDSSTYDTRVAERQDDGTQESSRREKDSKITDSTEVKQDQYLRQSCPALTLPD